From Acidobacteriota bacterium, one genomic window encodes:
- a CDS encoding YciI family protein, which produces MSRPDERDLLPPDLELPSRLEPPAALEERVVSALRQRGLVRPAPRRPRVPWLLAACLLAALGGWWGRSLVETSTPPRAAGDHYLLLLTEPRPLATDKPMPELVAEYAAWGAELAEEGKIIAAARLRPGGEHLKPPASPTGEEIAQVTGYFILIAPDLETARAIAATCPHLAYDGEISVRRLYGDTSPPRR; this is translated from the coding sequence ATGAGCCGCCCCGACGAGCGCGACCTCCTGCCCCCGGATCTCGAGCTTCCGAGTCGCCTCGAGCCGCCGGCGGCCCTCGAAGAGCGCGTCGTCAGCGCGCTGCGCCAGCGCGGCCTGGTCAGGCCCGCGCCCCGCCGACCGAGGGTCCCTTGGCTCCTCGCCGCCTGTCTGCTCGCCGCCCTCGGCGGCTGGTGGGGACGCTCTCTGGTCGAGACGTCGACCCCGCCCCGGGCGGCCGGCGACCACTACCTGCTGCTGCTCACCGAGCCCCGCCCCCTGGCGACGGACAAGCCGATGCCCGAGCTGGTCGCCGAGTACGCCGCCTGGGGCGCCGAGCTCGCCGAAGAGGGCAAGATCATCGCCGCCGCCCGACTCAGGCCCGGCGGCGAGCACCTCAAACCGCCGGCAAGCCCGACCGGCGAAGAGATCGCCCAGGTCACCGGCTACTTCATCCTGATCGCGCCGGACCTCGAGACCGCCCGCGCCATTGCCGCCACCTGTCCGCACCTGGCCTACGACGGCGAGATCAGCGTCCGCCGCCTCTACGGCGACACCTCTCCCCCGCGGCGCTAG
- a CDS encoding DUF58 domain-containing protein, with translation MPSTRLLAALGLVTLLLPAGLLLPWMVPMAFAVDALLLLAFAVDLRRAAGASLEARREWPPLLVQDSPAVVETAVTSRASRALRLRLREGLSPALAPAPRRHEMELPAGGRGEWSVELSPSRRGDHAVAPLTVRCLGPWGLAWSQRDLLPVERRAVFPQVRWQGKVGQLLVLAQRRQLGTPDRHLRGVGSEPYGLREYLPGDPLNRIHWKATARHGRLVTREETWERGARLVVLIDGARAMASLDGARSKLDHALAAALALTRVAAARGDQVTVVGFSDRVERTVRVGRSMAAAYRALYDFEARLVEPAYDLAVEAAIDASPRRATVLLFTSVVDLVAGEVLRDALLKLERRHRPMLINLQDAELSHLALDPPVDADAAYAQASALEILLANRRLTQRMRRAGVRVVQPVADRLALETLESYLEIFRGRGSR, from the coding sequence ATGCCTTCGACTCGCCTGTTGGCGGCCCTCGGGCTGGTCACCTTGCTGCTGCCGGCGGGGCTGCTGCTGCCCTGGATGGTGCCGATGGCCTTCGCCGTCGATGCCCTTCTGCTGCTCGCCTTCGCGGTCGACTTGCGGCGCGCCGCGGGGGCCTCCCTGGAGGCGCGCCGGGAGTGGCCGCCGCTGCTGGTGCAGGACAGCCCGGCGGTGGTCGAAACGGCGGTCACCTCGCGGGCCAGCCGAGCCCTGCGGCTGCGCCTGCGGGAAGGCTTGTCGCCGGCCTTGGCGCCGGCGCCGCGGCGGCACGAGATGGAGCTACCGGCCGGTGGTCGTGGAGAGTGGTCGGTCGAGCTCTCGCCCAGCCGCCGCGGCGATCACGCGGTGGCGCCCTTGACGGTGCGTTGCCTCGGGCCGTGGGGGTTGGCCTGGTCGCAGCGCGACCTGCTGCCGGTGGAGCGCCGGGCGGTCTTCCCGCAGGTTCGCTGGCAGGGCAAGGTCGGTCAGCTCCTGGTGCTCGCCCAGCGCCGCCAGCTCGGCACTCCCGATCGCCACCTACGGGGCGTCGGCAGCGAGCCCTACGGATTGCGCGAGTACCTCCCCGGGGATCCCCTCAACCGCATCCACTGGAAGGCGACGGCGCGTCATGGGCGGCTGGTGACGCGCGAGGAGACCTGGGAGCGCGGCGCGCGGCTGGTGGTCTTGATCGACGGTGCTCGGGCGATGGCTTCCCTCGACGGCGCGCGCAGCAAGCTCGATCATGCCCTGGCCGCGGCCCTCGCCCTGACGCGGGTGGCCGCCGCCCGCGGAGACCAGGTCACGGTGGTCGGGTTCTCCGATCGCGTCGAGCGTACGGTGCGCGTCGGGCGCAGCATGGCGGCGGCCTATCGCGCCCTCTACGACTTCGAGGCCCGGCTGGTGGAGCCGGCCTATGACCTGGCGGTGGAGGCGGCGATCGACGCTTCGCCGCGGCGGGCGACGGTTCTGTTGTTCACTTCGGTGGTCGACTTGGTAGCTGGCGAGGTCCTGCGGGATGCTCTTTTGAAGCTCGAGCGGCGCCATCGGCCGATGTTGATCAACCTTCAGGATGCCGAGCTCTCTCACCTCGCCCTCGACCCGCCGGTCGATGCCGACGCCGCCTATGCCCAGGCGTCGGCGCTCGAGATCCTGCTCGCCAACCGGCGCCTGACCCAGCGCATGCGCCGCGCCGGCGTGCGAGTGGTGCAACCGGTCGCCGATCGACTGGCTCTGGAGACTCTGGAGAGTTACCTCGAAATCTTCCGCGGTCGCGGTTCTCGCTGA
- a CDS encoding class I fructose-bisphosphate aldolase, translated as MENIRQLLGADADDLLGHSCAVSKDDLYLPGPDHIDRSWRDSDRKPQVLVNLARLHDSGRLAGTGYLSILPVDQGIEHSGAASFAPNPAYFDPAKIVELAIEGGCNAVASSLGVLGAVARRYAHKIPFLVKLNHNQMLTHPSYYSQVIYAQVEQAWDMGAAAVGATVYFGSEDCDRELVEIAEAFARAHELGMVTVLWCYLRNSAFKKDGTDYHAAADLTGQANHLGVTIEADIVKQKMATNNGGYPAIGFGHTHDRVYGDLVSDHPIDLVRWQVVNCYQGRASLINSGGASKGDSDLADAVRTAVINKRAGGAGLISGRKAFQRPMAEGAALLHAIQDVYLEDGVTIA; from the coding sequence ATCGAAAACATTCGCCAGCTTCTCGGAGCCGACGCCGACGATCTGCTCGGGCATTCGTGCGCCGTCTCGAAGGACGACCTCTACTTGCCGGGACCGGATCACATCGACCGCTCGTGGCGCGACTCGGACCGCAAGCCGCAGGTGTTGGTCAACCTGGCCCGGCTGCACGACAGCGGTCGCCTGGCGGGCACCGGCTATCTCTCGATCCTGCCCGTCGATCAGGGCATCGAGCACTCCGGGGCGGCCTCCTTCGCCCCCAACCCGGCTTACTTCGATCCCGCCAAGATCGTCGAGCTGGCGATCGAGGGCGGTTGCAACGCGGTGGCTTCGAGTCTTGGCGTGCTGGGAGCCGTGGCGCGTCGCTATGCCCACAAGATTCCCTTCCTGGTCAAGCTCAATCACAACCAGATGCTGACCCACCCGTCCTACTACAGCCAGGTGATCTACGCCCAGGTGGAGCAGGCCTGGGACATGGGAGCCGCCGCCGTCGGCGCCACCGTCTACTTCGGCAGCGAAGACTGTGACCGCGAGCTGGTCGAGATCGCCGAGGCCTTCGCCCGCGCCCATGAACTCGGCATGGTGACGGTGCTGTGGTGCTACCTGCGCAACAGTGCGTTCAAGAAGGACGGCACCGATTACCACGCGGCGGCGGACCTCACCGGCCAGGCGAACCACCTCGGCGTCACCATCGAGGCGGACATCGTCAAGCAGAAGATGGCGACCAACAACGGTGGTTATCCGGCGATCGGCTTCGGTCACACCCACGATCGGGTCTACGGCGATCTGGTTTCGGACCACCCGATCGACCTGGTGCGCTGGCAGGTGGTCAACTGCTACCAGGGGCGGGCCAGCCTGATCAACTCCGGGGGCGCTTCGAAGGGCGACAGCGACCTCGCCGACGCGGTGCGCACGGCGGTGATCAACAAGCGCGCCGGTGGTGCCGGCCTGATCTCCGGCCGCAAGGCCTTCCAGCGGCCGATGGCCGAAGGGGCGGCGCTGCTCCACGCCATCCAGGACGTCTACTTGGAGGACGGCGTCACCATCGCCTAG
- the trmH gene encoding tRNA (guanosine(18)-2'-O)-methyltransferase TrmH encodes MTTPQRFHRVRSVLDRRQPDLTVLLENVHKAHNFSAILRSCDAVGVFEAHAVTPTGELPRLHNAVTSGTGKWVRVRSYLDIHSAYDTLREQGFQILAAHPAEGAIDYRQADFTRPTAVLLGQEKDGVTQEAAMRADGWIVIPMLGMVPSLNVSVANALILFEAQRQRQQAGLYEQSRLDPEIYRRTLFEWTYPILAERCQRFGVPYPELDDDGELLGEVPR; translated from the coding sequence ATGACGACCCCGCAACGCTTTCACCGCGTCCGCTCCGTCCTCGATCGCCGGCAACCGGACCTCACGGTGCTGCTCGAGAACGTCCACAAGGCTCACAACTTCTCGGCTATCTTGCGCAGCTGTGACGCCGTCGGCGTCTTCGAGGCCCACGCCGTGACTCCGACCGGTGAGCTGCCCAGACTGCACAACGCGGTCACCAGCGGCACCGGGAAATGGGTGCGCGTGCGCTCCTATCTCGACATCCACTCGGCCTACGACACCCTCCGCGAGCAGGGCTTCCAGATCCTCGCTGCCCACCCGGCGGAGGGTGCCATCGACTACCGGCAGGCGGACTTCACGCGGCCCACGGCGGTGCTCCTCGGGCAAGAGAAGGACGGCGTCACCCAGGAGGCGGCGATGCGCGCCGATGGCTGGATCGTCATTCCGATGCTCGGCATGGTGCCGAGCCTCAACGTCTCCGTCGCCAACGCGCTGATCCTCTTCGAAGCCCAGCGCCAGCGCCAACAAGCCGGCCTCTATGAGCAGAGCCGCCTCGACCCGGAGATCTACCGCCGCACCCTCTTCGAGTGGACCTACCCGATCCTCGCCGAGCGCTGCCAACGCTTCGGCGTGCCCTATCCCGAGCTCGACGACGACGGCGAGCTCCTCGGCGAGGTCCCACGTTAG
- the metE gene encoding 5-methyltetrahydropteroyltriglutamate--homocysteine S-methyltransferase, whose product MITTNLGYPRIGPDRELKRLVEGHWRGKVSAEQLLAGAKELRLAGWRKQAEAGIDLVPSNDFSLYDQVLDHIAMFGAVPERYGWQGGDVDLATYFAMARGHQGVTAMEMTKWFNTNYHYISAELDGRFSLTENRPLTAWREAKDELGLETKPVIIGPLTFLALANNPNDLAFSGLLDSLLPLYGQVLAELAEAGVEWVQMDEPIAVMDLGDEHRELLTHCYRTLSQGSTPKLMVQTYFEDLGDNWSTVVDLPVAGIGLDLVRGADNLELLDRHGFPSDKALGIGAIDGRNVWRTDLRAALGTLERVGRHCDLSQAHLGPSCSLLHLPVHLGLEGAMDPSIREWMAYADERLAEIAALRRAHDEGASAVADALAESDQIAARRRQDPRLSNAAVAARLAALTEDDFQRDTEDQERLRRQNEKLGLPLFPTTTIGSFPQTAEVRQARAKYRSGKLDAAGYDQFLDEKFREVVALQEELGLDVLVHGEFERSDMVDFFAQQLDGVAFIEGWVQSYGTRCVRPPLIYGDVSRPEPMTVEVSSRVQKMTDRPLKGMLTGPVTILMWSFPRNDVSPDHIANQLGLAIRDEVRDLEAAGIPVIQIDEPAFREGLPLQRADRAAYEEWATRAFRLSSCGVRAETQIHTHMCYSEFNELMPAIYALGADVISIENSRSASELLEAFRDFNYDRGIGPGVYDVHSERVPSVEEMSDLLRRAAKVLSPQRLWVNPDCGLKTRGFSETEASLRNLVAAARAVRQELASG is encoded by the coding sequence ATGATCACGACCAACCTCGGATATCCACGGATTGGCCCCGACCGCGAGCTCAAGCGTCTGGTGGAAGGGCACTGGCGCGGCAAGGTCAGCGCCGAGCAGCTCCTCGCCGGCGCCAAAGAGCTGCGTCTCGCTGGCTGGCGCAAGCAGGCCGAGGCGGGCATCGACCTGGTGCCGTCGAACGACTTTTCCCTCTATGACCAGGTGCTCGACCACATCGCGATGTTCGGAGCGGTGCCGGAGCGCTACGGCTGGCAGGGCGGCGACGTCGACCTGGCGACCTACTTCGCCATGGCGCGCGGCCACCAGGGGGTCACCGCCATGGAGATGACCAAGTGGTTCAACACCAACTACCACTACATCTCGGCGGAGCTCGACGGCCGCTTCTCGCTGACCGAGAACCGTCCGCTGACCGCTTGGCGCGAAGCCAAGGACGAGCTTGGCCTGGAGACCAAGCCGGTGATCATCGGCCCCTTGACCTTCCTCGCGCTGGCCAACAACCCCAACGATCTCGCCTTCTCGGGCCTCCTCGACAGCCTGTTGCCGCTCTACGGCCAGGTGCTGGCGGAGCTCGCCGAAGCCGGCGTCGAGTGGGTGCAGATGGACGAGCCGATCGCGGTCATGGACCTCGGCGACGAGCACCGTGAGCTGCTCACCCACTGCTACCGCACCCTCTCCCAGGGCAGCACCCCCAAGCTCATGGTGCAGACCTACTTCGAGGATCTCGGCGACAACTGGTCGACGGTGGTCGATCTGCCGGTCGCCGGCATAGGCCTCGATCTGGTGCGCGGCGCCGACAATCTCGAGCTGCTCGATCGCCACGGCTTCCCGTCGGACAAAGCCCTCGGCATCGGCGCGATCGACGGCCGCAACGTCTGGCGCACGGACCTGCGCGCCGCCCTCGGCACCCTCGAGCGCGTCGGCCGCCACTGCGACCTGTCCCAGGCGCACCTCGGACCGAGCTGTAGCCTTCTCCACCTGCCGGTCCACCTCGGCCTCGAAGGCGCCATGGACCCCAGCATCCGTGAGTGGATGGCCTACGCCGACGAGCGCCTGGCGGAGATCGCCGCCCTGCGGCGGGCCCACGACGAGGGCGCCTCAGCGGTGGCCGATGCCCTCGCCGAAAGCGACCAGATCGCCGCCCGGCGGCGCCAGGACCCGCGCCTCTCGAACGCCGCCGTCGCGGCGCGCCTCGCGGCCCTGACGGAAGACGACTTCCAGCGCGACACGGAGGATCAGGAGCGGCTGCGGCGGCAGAACGAGAAGCTCGGCCTGCCGCTCTTCCCCACCACCACCATCGGCTCCTTCCCGCAGACCGCCGAGGTCCGCCAGGCGCGCGCCAAGTACCGCTCCGGCAAGCTCGATGCGGCGGGCTACGACCAGTTCCTCGACGAGAAGTTCCGCGAGGTGGTGGCGCTGCAGGAGGAGCTCGGCCTCGACGTCCTGGTGCACGGCGAATTCGAGCGCAGCGACATGGTGGACTTCTTCGCCCAGCAGCTCGACGGTGTCGCCTTCATCGAGGGCTGGGTGCAGTCCTACGGCACCCGCTGCGTGCGACCGCCGCTGATCTACGGCGACGTGTCGCGCCCCGAGCCGATGACCGTCGAGGTCTCGAGCCGGGTTCAGAAGATGACCGACCGCCCCCTCAAGGGCATGCTCACCGGGCCGGTGACCATTTTGATGTGGAGCTTCCCGCGCAACGACGTGTCGCCGGATCACATCGCCAACCAGCTCGGACTCGCCATTCGTGACGAGGTGCGGGATCTCGAGGCCGCCGGGATTCCGGTGATCCAGATCGACGAACCGGCCTTCCGCGAAGGGCTGCCGCTGCAGCGCGCCGATCGCGCCGCCTACGAGGAGTGGGCGACGCGCGCCTTCCGGCTGTCGTCCTGTGGCGTGCGCGCCGAAACCCAGATCCACACCCACATGTGCTACAGCGAGTTCAACGAGCTGATGCCCGCCATCTACGCCCTCGGCGCCGACGTGATTTCGATCGAGAACTCGCGCTCGGCGAGCGAGCTCCTCGAAGCCTTCCGCGACTTCAACTACGACCGCGGCATCGGCCCCGGCGTCTACGACGTCCACAGCGAACGGGTGCCGTCCGTCGAGGAAATGTCCGACCTCCTGCGGCGCGCAGCGAAGGTGCTCTCGCCGCAGCGCCTGTGGGTCAATCCGGACTGTGGCCTCAAGACCCGCGGCTTCTCCGAAACGGAAGCTTCGTTGCGCAATCTGGTGGCCGCGGCGCGCGCCGTGCGCCAGGAGCTCGCCAGCGGGTAG
- a CDS encoding sigma-70 family RNA polymerase sigma factor, producing MGEARIVDQFLREGSEEAFRRLYRQHTPYLWALALRTCGGRRSEAEDALQEAWIRAAERLAEFQGRSALRTWLAGIVFNCCREVLRRRTPQLTETPAATASNSPDQRLDLERLVATLPQGQREVLALYHLEGFTHDEIAALLDIAPGTSKSRLFEARRALRRHLEASPGESP from the coding sequence ATGGGCGAGGCCCGCATCGTCGACCAGTTCTTGAGGGAAGGCTCGGAAGAGGCCTTTCGGCGGCTCTATCGACAGCACACGCCCTACCTCTGGGCTCTCGCCCTGCGTACCTGCGGTGGACGACGCAGCGAGGCCGAGGACGCCCTTCAGGAAGCCTGGATCCGGGCCGCCGAGCGCCTCGCCGAGTTTCAGGGTCGGTCAGCCCTGCGCACCTGGCTGGCGGGCATCGTCTTCAACTGCTGCCGCGAGGTGCTGAGGCGGCGGACTCCCCAGCTCACGGAAACGCCAGCGGCAACCGCCAGCAACTCACCGGACCAGCGCCTCGACCTCGAACGGCTGGTCGCCACCCTGCCCCAGGGCCAGCGCGAGGTCCTCGCCCTCTACCACCTCGAAGGCTTCACCCACGACGAGATCGCGGCCCTCCTCGACATCGCACCGGGGACTTCCAAGAGCCGCTTGTTCGAAGCTCGCCGTGCCCTTCGGCGACACCTCGAGGCATCCCCGGGAGAAAGCCCATGA